In Triticum aestivum cultivar Chinese Spring chromosome 5B, IWGSC CS RefSeq v2.1, whole genome shotgun sequence, the following proteins share a genomic window:
- the LOC123110391 gene encoding ATP synthase subunit alpha, chloroplastic-like, which translates to MATLRVDEIHKILRERIEQYNRKVGIENIGRVVQVGDGIARIIGLGEIMSGELVEFAEGTRGIALNLESKNVGIVLMGDGLMIQEGSFVKATRRIAQIPVSEAYLGRVVNALAKPIDGKGEIIASESRLIESPAPSIISRRSVYEPLQTGLIAIDSMIPIGRGQRELIIGDRQTGKTAVATDTILNQKGQGVICVYVAIGQRASSVAQVVTTFHEEGAMEYTIVVAEMADSPATLQYLAPYTGAALAEYFMYRERHILIIYDDLSKQAQAYRQMSLLLRRPPGREAYPGDVFYLHSRLLERAAKLNSLLGEGSMTALPIVETQSGDVSAYIPTNVISITDGQIFLSADLFNAGIRPAINVGISVSRVGSAAQIKAMKQVAGKSKLELAQFAELQAFAQFASALDKTSQNQLARGRRLRELLKQSQANPLPVEEQIATIYTGTRGYLDSLEIEQVNKFLDELRKHLKDTKPQFQEIISSSKTFTEQAEILLKEAIQEQLERFSLQ; encoded by the exons ATGGCAACCCTTCGAGTCGACGAAATTCATAAAATTCTCCGCGAACGTATTGAACAATATAATAGGAAAGTAGGGATTGAGAATATAGGTCGCGTAGTTCAAGTGGGGGATGGGATTGCTCGTATTATAGGTCTTGGTGAAATAATGTCAGGTGAATTAGTCGAATTTGCAGAAGGTACTAGGGGTATTGCTCTGAATTTGGAATCCAAAAATGTTGGGATTGTATTAATGGGCGATGGGTTGATGATACAAGAGGGAAGTTTTGTAAAAGCAACACGAAGAATTGCTCAGATACCCGTGAGTGAGGCTTACTTGGGTCGTGTTGTAAATGCTCTGGCTAAACCTATTGATGGGAAAGGCGAAATTATAGCTTCCGAATCTCGCTTAATTGAATCTCCTGCTCCAAGTATAATTTCCAGGCGTTCCGTATACGAACCTCTTCAAACAGGGCTTATTGCTATCGATTCGATGATCCCTATAGGGCGCGGTCAGCGAGAGTTAATTATTGGGGACAGACAGACTGGCAAAACAGCAGTAGCCACAGATACAATTCTCAATCAAAAAGGGCAAGGTGTAATATGTGTTTATGTAGCTATCGGTCAAAGAGCATCCTCCGTAGCTCAAGTAGTAACTACTTTCCATGAGGAGGGGGCCATGGAATACACTATTGTAGTAGCTGAAATGGCGGATTCACCTGCTACATTACAATACCTCGCTCCTTATACGGGAGCAGCCCTGGCTGAGTATTTTATGTACCGCGAACGGCATATTTTAATAATTTATGATGATCTCTCCAAACAGGCACAAGCTTATCGCCAAATGTCCCTTCTATTAAGAAGACCTCCCGGCCGTGAGGCTTATCCAGGGGATGTTTTTTATTTGCATTCACGCCTTTTAGAAAGAGCCGCTAAATTAAATTCTCTTTTAGGCGAAGGAAGTATGACCGCTTTACCAATAGTTGAGACTCAATCTGGAGACGTTTCCGCCTATATTCCTACTAATGTAATCTCCATTACAGATGGACAAATATTCTTATCTGCGGATCTATTCAATGCCGGAATTCGACCCGCTATTAATGTGG GTATTTCTGTTTCCAGAGTAGGATCCGCGGCTCAAATTAAAGCCATGAAACAAGTAGCTGGCAAATCAAAATTGGAACTAGCTCAATTCGCAGAGTTACAAGCCTTTGCACAATTCGCCTCTGCTCTCGATAAAACAAGTCAGAATCAATTGGCAAGGGGTCGACGATTAAGGGAATTGCTTAAACAATCCCAGGCAAATCCTCTCCCAGTGGAAGAGCAGATAGCTACTATTTATACCGGAACAAGAGGATATCTTGATTCGTTAGAAATTGAACAGGTAAATAAATTTCTGGATGAGTTACGTAAACATCTAAAAGATACTAAACCTCAATTCCAAGAAATTATATCTTCTAGCAAGAC ATTCACCGAGCAAGCGGAAATCCTTTTGAAGGAAGCTATTCAGGAACAGCTGGAACGGTTTTCTCTTCAGTAA
- the LOC123110392 gene encoding BTB/POZ and MATH domain-containing protein 2-like has protein sequence MAAGHAALSHQHPVAVHESTPNTTLRASRTTVQHVLKIQEYSWMSKSFDTGKGLCSKSFYVGGTTGWHIAFYPNGNRVETDDSVSVFAVLDDAAAGRAVEAEIGFDVLDPTTGEPMPRYRRPGGGVIRRFACIGAFCGYENFIRLEELEEFLLKDDCFWVRCNITVVEFLRDTAPPPWPVVAIPPPDWPQHFGDLLRSKQGADVMLDVGGETFAAHRCVLAARSPVFKAELYGALKERNTYIRIDDMRAEVFRNLLHFAYTDELPPETIEDGAAMARDLLKAADRYNMERLKLVCEDRLWSHIDASTAATTLLLAEQHGCHRLREACFEFLLRSSTTLNAVMATDGFGHLCKSNPGLLKDILSKLATHRDRRRRIRQWEEDDNHELVLRTTEGDKLPEPTHHMHLGCSRSIETHTSSSKTHDRRTPIHPDLTRDIATFISWSSKN, from the coding sequence AGAGCTTCGACACCGGCAAGGGGCTCTGCTCCAAATCCTTCTATGTAGGAGGCACAACTGGATGGCACATCGCCTTCTACCCCAACGGCAATCGCGTGGAGACCGACGACTCCGTCTCCGTCTTCGCCGTTCTTGACGATGCCGCCGCCGGCCGCGCCGTCGAGGCCGAGATCGGGTTCGACGTCCTCGACCCAACCACCGGGGAGCCGATGCCGCGCTACCGTAGACCTGGCGGCGGGGTCATACGCCGGTTTGCGTGCATTGGTGCCTTCTGCGGCTATGAAAATTTCATCCGGCTTGAAGAGCTCGAAGAATTCCTCCTCAAGGATGACTGTTTCTGGGTCAGGTGCAACATCACGGTGGTCGAGTTCCTTAGAGACACTGCACCGCCTCCGTGGCCCGTCGTGGCGATACCACCACCGGACTGGCCCCAACACTTTGGTGACCTCCTGCGGAGCAAGCAGGGCGCAGACGTGATGCTCGATGTCGGCGGGGAGACTTTTGCGGCGCACCGGTGCGTGCTCGCGGCGCGGTCGCCGGTATTCAAGGCCGAGCTTTATGGCGCGTTGAAAGAGCGCAACACATACATACGGATCGACGACATGAGAGCTGAGGTGTTCAGGAATCTGCTGCACTTTGCGTACACCGATGAGCTTCCGCCGGAGACAATAGAGGATGGTGCTGCGATGGCTCGGGATCTCTTGAAGGCCGCTGACAGGTACAACATGGAGAGGCTCAAGCTGGTCTGCGAGGACAGACTGTGGAGTCACATCGATGCAAGCACGGCGGCGACCACACTGCTGCTGGCTGAGCAACATGGCTGTCACCGTCTCAGGGAGGCATGCTTCGAGTTTCTCCTCAGGTCCTCGACCACACTAAATGCAGTCATGGCAACCGACGGCTTCGGCCATCTGTGTAAAAGCAACCCCGGTCTATTGAAGGATATATTGTCCAAGCTTGCAacccaccgagatcgccggcgaagAATTCGACAATGGGAGGAAGACGACAACCACGAGCTCGTCCTCAGGACAACCGAAGGGGATAAACTACCTGAACCGACTCACCACATGCATCTTGGTTGCTCTAGGAGCATTGAAACGCACACGTCTTCAAGCAAGACACATGATCGTCGAACCCCTATTCATCCCGACCTAACTCGTGATATTGCTACCTTCATTTCTTGGTCGTCTAAAAATTGA